From Ananas comosus cultivar F153 linkage group 8, ASM154086v1, whole genome shotgun sequence, one genomic window encodes:
- the LOC109714725 gene encoding QWRF motif-containing protein 7-like: protein MASSPRPRKQPLLQRSRSGASRFCHVSSSPDKPPPLSPNLSLSLSLSLSRPKPSPAAAAAAAELRRAGAKENIHGGAGGGVRRPRPGASAWALSPGRSPPRVPEMAAPRRRRSADGGAVGGGGVLAGLFRRRRKEPSAKEEAAHQLRILAARLLQWRFANAHAAVAIDGAESAAQKKLFYAWVRVSELRKVIAAKHIMVQRRRQKMKLMRILNLQVQLLVRWEPLAKQHNEAVAVLGRVLGTACISLPLVEGAQANMVSLHRYFRESMDIMKDVEANTKTFYSKAETTNSILRELEEMILLEIEGLQQLVKLSKVITTLEMHELSLRAHLIQAMDDDDDGDISYLNY, encoded by the exons ATGGCGAGCAGCCCGCGGCCGAGGAAGCAGCCGCTTCTCCAACGCAGCCGCAGCGGCGCCTCCCGCTTCTGCCACGTGTCCTCCTCCCCCGACAAgccccctcccctctcccccaacctctccctctccctctccctctccctctcccgccCCAAaccctcccccgccgccgccgccgccgccgccgagctccGCCGCGCCGGAGCCAAGGAGAACATccacggcggcgccggcggaggcGTGCGGCGGCCGAGGCCCGGGGCGTCGGCGTGGGCGCTCTCCCCCGGGCGGTCGCCGCCGAGGGTTCCGGAGATGGCggcgccgaggaggaggaggagcgccgATGGTGGTGCGGTTGGAGGGGGAGGGGTACTTGCAGGGCTGttccggaggaggaggaaggagccGTCAGCCAAGGAGGAGGCCGCGCACCAGCTCCGGATCCTCGCTGCGCGGCTGCTCCAATGGCGGTTCGCCAACGCCCACGCCGCTGTGGCGATCGACGGAGCCGAGTCCGCGGCCCAG AAGAAACTCTTCTATGCGTGGGTAAGAGTGTCGGAGCTGAGAAAAGTGATAGCCGCAAAGCATATCATGGTTCAGAGACGGCGGCAGAAGATGAAGTTGATGCGTATATTGAACCTGCAGGTCCAGCTACTCGTTAGGTGGGAGCCACTCGCCAAACAACATAACGAAGCAGTGGCCGTCTTGGGCCGGGTCTTGGGCACGGCGTGTATCTCCCTTCCGTTGGTCGAGGGCGCCCAG GCTAACATGGTGTCACTACATAGATACTTTCGCGAATCAATGGACATCATGAAAGACGTCGAAGCCAACACCAAGACATTTTATTCTAAG GCTGAGACTACAAACTCAATTCTCAGAGAACTTGAAGAGATGATACTGTTAGAAATAGAAGGGCTACAACAACTAGTGAAACTGTCTAAAGTAATCACTACATTAGAG atGCATGAACTAAGCCTCAGGGCACACTTAATTCAAGCAatggacgacgacgacgacggcgacatCTCTTATCTCAACTACTAG
- the LOC109714661 gene encoding putative glucuronosyltransferase PGSIP8 produces PPPLSISSRSVDLGNALGNAAISQRLLIRRRDGFDRRLSRRAPPPPPRSGGAVADRGGGAAGRKGARGEEGGAKRNAYAAMMYMGTPRDYEFYVATRVMMRALAGLAVDADRVVIASLDVPHPWVRTLKEEDGVKVVSVENLKNPYENQGNFNTRFKLTMNKLYAWSLVEYDRVVMLDSDNLFVQKTDELFQCGQFCAVFINPCIFHTGLFVLQPSKEVFDSMLHELETGRDNPDGADQGFLVSYFPDLLDRPMFHPPANGTKLNGTYRLPLGYQMDASYFYLKLRWNVPCGPNSVITFPSAPWLKPWYWWSWPVLPLGLSWHEQRRQNLGYAAELPVILIQSVIYIGIIAVTRLARPSLSKLCYNRRPEKNTAFVQAMLKVAAMWSILAAYTVPFFLIPRTAHPILGWSLYLLGASSLSSVVINVFLLPPLTVLTTWLGIVGALFVMAFPWYSDGVVRALALFGYSFCIAPLVWASLGKVMDSLQVSIERDAFYPRLGESTPTTEFSKLY; encoded by the exons ccacctcctctctctatctcttcgCGGAGTGTCGATCTCGGGAATGCGTTGGGAAACGCCGCGATTTCGCAGCGTCTCCTGATTCGACGGAGAGATGGGTTCGATCGGAGGCTCTCGCggcgagcgccgccgccgccgccgcgcagcGGCGGCGCTGTGGCtgatcgcggcggcggcgcggcggggcGGAAGGGGGCaaggggggaggaggggggagcGAAGCGGAACGCGTACGCGGCGATGATGTACATGGGGACGCCGCGGGACTACGAGTTCTACGTGGCGACGCGGGTGATGATGCGCGCGCTCGCGGGGCTCGCCGTCGACGCCGATCGCGTCGTCATCGCCTCCCTCGACGTCCCCCACCCTTGGGTCCGAACCCT GAAAGAGGAGGACGGGGTGAAGGTGGTTTCGGTCGAGAACTTGAAGAACCCTTATGAGAACCAGGGCAACTTCAACACGAGGTTCAAGCTGACGATGAACAAGCTTTATGCTTGGAGCCTGGTCGAATACGACCGCGTTGTTATGCTCGACTCCGACAACCTCTTCGTCCAGAAGACCGACGAACTATTCCAGTGTGGCCAGTTCTGCGCCGTGTTTATCAACCCCTGCATCTTCCACACCGGCCTCTTTGTCCTTCAG CCTTCGAAGGAAGTGTTCGATAGCATGCTTCACGAGCTAGAGACCGGACGAGACAACCCTGACGGTGCAGATCAAGGCTTTCTAGTTAGCTACTTCCCGGATTTGCTCGATCGGCCGATGTTTCATCCACCCGCGAACGGTACGAAGCTCAACGGCACTTATCGCCTTCCTCTCGGGTATCAGATGGACGCTTCCTACTTCT ATCTAAAGCTTCGATGGAACGTTCCCTGCGGGCCAAACAGTGTGATCACATTCCCCAGTGCGCCGTGGCTAAAACCATGGTATTGGTGGTCTTGGCCCGTTTTACCGTTGGGTCTCTCATGGCATGAGCAGCGGCGACAGAATCTAGG GTATGCAGCGGAGTTACCGGTGATCCTAATCCAATCCGTGATTTACATCGGAATCATTGCAGTCACGCGACTAGCACGACCGAGTCTGTCAAAATTGTGCTACAACCGGCGGCCCGAGAAGAACACCGCCTTTGTACAGGCCATGTTAAAGGTGGCGGCAATGTGGTCCATCCTCGCTGCGTACACCGTCCCCTTCTTCCTCATCCCCCGCACGGCTCACCCCATCCTCGGATGGTCTCTCTACCTCCTCGGTGCATCTTCTCTCTCGTCCGTCGTGATCAATGTATTCCTCCTCCCTCCACTCACAGTCCTCACTACATGGCTGGGGATTGTGGGAGCGCTCTTTGTGATGGCATTCCCGTGGTACTCGGACGGCGTTGTTCGGGCGTTGGCATTGTTTGGTTACTCATTTTGCATCGCTCCGCTCGTGTGGGCATCCTTGGGGAAGGTAATGGACTCGTTGCAGGTCTCGATCGAACGCGACGCGTTCTATCCAAGACTGGGAGAATCCACACCGACAACTGAATTTAGCAAGCTGTATTGA